A region from the Aphis gossypii isolate Hap1 chromosome 1, ASM2018417v2, whole genome shotgun sequence genome encodes:
- the LOC114122819 gene encoding homeobox protein 2-like: MANTAVPAMCCSRGFAAATGLFFLFSLTLSHPSSAEVRHVRHKRTVSDLMEGLMNAMYFHVQDPMPLPSTVIARITHLTAPNKVYKYVPVQTLKLSKLRARQIAEPKLRLKYPKKISIATEDSSLTLLKNDLPWTLHPLPPPLPTSKTIKLEVDKSMPWALHPLPPPVKTKNYSDYYWPDSKTRPKYYYRSKPPKPFRYTNNNYKYKKPKVHPNFKPTLEYSKPAVEYHSVVDHNTKPNDYNSHADYKPVDYNSNNKHNDNNNHVDYPSDSFKYIDYKHVDYKHVDYKSPDYKSEYPKHTMDEDTHENNNNDDHYDQNDVYHYSHDDHSAQNNDFTSPSSQSPPSAEYVSHITIEPSIQIASFSESELQGDGTNKDSSSVSQGDAKRHRSCQCTINGHRHKRDVGDHNDGDDNRHRLPWAMNGTTADNNDDYDNENRTAIRKPTDSNVAQSSRNGYFAPRVGHATDVQIIKSHDITDQSMINGPRPANGFDLSNGPGPANGPGLANGMGYVQQVRNMNNDHPVIKLSTVDTDRGQAKKNEAAAFRDESDKFKVEFNRNINNWDKSKSAGDKQGRYSSLSPEVSSVDGGSSGVNSGISDDYGNRPTRDKPDTRGRGYHAVRSKVENSDRGVSFSVQTPYSVSSYSSNVRHPEEHQSRFRYTGHKSDSSSSLSPEPLLSSFQDGYSKPPLDFEQFGLKSALGDDHPLSPDHFSRDLFEDKSPETVTIGRISSRFPESFGTVAPDRRPSSGFSDRPASYFSRDFGHDDRSRFKTSLKPFRYTAKHGPSQSVDDLFDIRSKGGRPSNEESVLEYFQPVVIDFDKKSKQDDNDFLRSVGGSSNNNFGGNDRSRYFGKTENSVFAKFKKNQNSDQLRLPGRLHESNENLSRKMVLHPSAFDID, from the exons ATGGCCAATACCGCTGTGCCGGCCATGTGTTGTAGTCGCGGGTTCGCGGCGGCGACCGGTctgttttttttgttctcgTTGACTTTGAGTCACCCGTCCTCCGCGGAAGTCCGGCATGTCCGACACAAGAGGACAGTATCGGATCTCATGGAAGGACTCATGAACGCCATGTATTTTCACGTGCAGGATCCGATGCCCTTGCCCTCCACCGTGATCGCACGAATCACTCATTTGACGGCGCCCAATAAAGTTTACAA GTACGTTCCAGTGCAAACATTAAAGTTATCAAAATTGCGTGCACGTCAAATAGCTGAACCAAAATTAAGACTTAAATATccgaaaaaaatttcaatagctACAGAAGACTCGTCATTGACACTGTTGAAAAATGATCTACCTTGGACGTTACACCCACTTCCGCCTCCTTTGCCAACGTCCAAAACGATTAAGCTTGAGGTGGACAAATCAATGCCATGGGCTTTGCACCCGCTTCCGCCGCCCGTCaagacaaaaaattattccgATTACTATTGGCCGGACTCAAAGACACGACCAAAGTACTATTACAGATCCAAACCGCCCAAGCCATTCCGTTATaccaataataactataaatacaaaaaaccaAAGGTCCACCCCAACTTCAAACCCACCTTGGAGTATAGCAAGCCCGCGGTCGAATATCATTCGGTCGTCGATCATAATACGAAACCCAACGATTACAATAGTCACGCCGATTATAAGCCTGTCGattacaatagtaataataagcacaatgacaataataatcatgtcGATTACCCGTCTGATTCTTTCAAGTACATCGATTACAAGCATGTTGATTACAAGCACGTCGATTACAAGTCTCCAGACTATAAGTCCGAATATCCGAAGCATACGATGGACGAAGACACGCatgaaaataacaacaatgatGACCACTACGATCAAAACGACGTATATCATTATTCGCACGACGATCATTCGGCTCAAAACAACGATTTTACGTCGCCATCGTCACAGTCGCCGCCTTCCGCCGAGTATGTTTCACATATCACCATCGAACCGTCCATTCAGATCGCGTCGTTTTCGGAATCGGAACTGCAAGGTGACGGTACGAACAAGGACAGCAGCAGCGTATCCCAGGGCGATGCGAAGCGTCATAGGTCGTGTCAGTGTACGATAAACGGACATCGGCATAAACGTGATGTCGGCGACCACAATGACGGTGACGACAATCGTCATCGTTTGCCGTGGGCGATGAACGGTACAACTGCAGATAACAACGACGATTATGATAACGAAAATCGAACTGCGATCCGGAAGCCAACCGATTCTAATGTGGCGCAGTCTTCGCGGAATGGCTACTTTGCTCCGCGAGTTGGACACGCCACTGACGTGCAAATAATCAAGTCACACGATATCACTGACCAGTCGATGATTAATGGTCCTAGACCTGCGAACGGTTTTGATCTATCGAACGGTCCTGGTCCTGCGAATGGCCCGGGTCTTGCTAACGGTATGGGTTATGTGCAACAAGTGCGTAACATGAATAATGACCATCCGGTCATAAAACTGTCAACCGTCGATACGGATCGCGGACAGGCGAAAAAGAACGAAGCGGCCGCATTCAGGGACGAGAGCGATAAGTTCAAAGTGGAATTTAATCGTAACATAAACAATTGGGATAAGTCAAAATCAGCTGGCGACAAACAAGGACGATACTCGTCGTTAAGCCCTGAAGTAAGCAGTGTTGATGGTGGAAGCAGTGGAGTTAACTCGGGAATTTCGGATGACTACGGAAACCGACCGACCAGGGACAAACCGGATACGCGAGGAAGAGGTTATCACGCCGTCAGGAGCAAGGTGGAGAACTCGGATCGAGGCGTGTCGTTCAGTGTGCAGACTCCCTATTCGGTTTCTAGTTATTCTTCGAACGTCCGACATCCGGAAGAACACCAGTCCCGGTTTCGTTACACCGGGCACAAATCCGATTCATCGTCATCGCTATCGCCAGAACCACTGTTGTCGTCGTTCCAGGACGGATACTCAAAACCACCGCTGGACTTTGAGCAGTTCGGTTTGAAGTCAGCTCTGGGCGACGATCATCCGCTCAGTCCGGATCATTTTTCACGAGACTTATTCGAAGACAAATCGCCTGAAACCGTGACAATTGGTCGGATCTCGTCGCGATTTCCGGAGAGCTTCGGAACAGTTGCACCTGATAGACGCCCCAGTTCTGGGTTTTCGGATCGGCCGGCCTCGTACTTTTCGAGGGATTTCGGCCACGATGACCGGAGTCGTTTTAAAACGTCATTGAAACCGTTTAGGTATACTGCGAAACATGGACCATCTCAGTCTGTTGACGATCTGTTCGACATTCGATCGAAAGGTGGACGTCCGTCGAATGAAGAATCGGTTTTGGAATATTTCCAACCGGTTGTCATCGATTTTGACAAAAAGTCTAAGCAAGACGACAATGATTTCTTAAGATCGGTCGGCGGTAGCAGCAACAACAATTTCGGAGGTAACGATAGATCACGGTACTTTGGTAAAACAGAAAATTCGGTTTttgcaaaattcaaaaaaaaccaGAATTCTGATCAGCTTCGTTTGCCTGGCCGTTTACACGAATCCAACGAAAACTTGTCCAGAAAAATGGTTTTACATCCTTCCGCATTCGACATAGATTAA
- the LOC126549015 gene encoding cysteine and histidine-rich domain-containing protein morgana gives MCDDTNLLLCYNRGCAVKFDQINNLEDSCVYHPGDPFFHDAYKGWSCCKKKCTDFTEFLNIKGCTKGYHNGKKPKEPEKYVPDKNIKDDIIEYHAPKPVSLPRPSASLPLENIKPTISSTLIQQMASTTISNTNGKETNSLTDIAIGTMCKNNGCKQAYEGAGEGNLSCNHHPGIPIFHEGMKYWSCCNKKTSDFNAFLEQVGCSQGDHCWIKETKTQGHTNCRLDWHQTGPWVVISIFAKKYDPNISFVKLSPVKLSVELYFPSDNSVFSKTMELYGIIDVSTSCVSMLPTKVEIKLKKAEPVSWGMLEYRNYKSLNGTNQSTKSETNVKNETSNNSVESVDLGDL, from the exons atgtgTGACGATACAAATTTGCTCTTGTGCTATAACCGCGGGTGTGCTGTAAAATTTGATCAAATCAATAATCTTGAAG ATTCTTGTGTATATCATCCAGGTGACCCTTTTTTTCATGACGCCTACAAGGGATGGTCGTGCTGTAAAAAGAAATGTACCGATTTTACTGAATTTCTTAACATAAAG ggcTGTACAAAAGGTTACCATAATGGTAAAAAGCCAAAAGAGCCTGAAAAGTACGTTCCAGATAAGAATATCAAAgatgatattattgaatatcatGCCCCAAAACCAGTTTCATTACCAAGACCATCGGCTAGTTTACCATTGGAAAATATCAAACCTACTATATCTTCTACTCTCATACAACAAATGGCTTCTACTACTATTAGCAATACCAATGGGAAAGAGACTAACAGTTTAACTGACATTGCAATTGGTACTATGTGTAAAAACAATGGATGTAAACAG gcttATGAAGGTGCTGGGGAAGGTAACCTTTCATGTAACCACCATcctggtatacctatattccACGAGGGTATGAAATATTGGTCATGCTGTAATAAAAAGACGTCAGATTTCAATGCATTTTTAGAACAAGTTGGATGTTCTCAAGGAGATCATTGTTGGATCAAGGAAACG AAAACTCAAGGACATACTAACTGCCGTTTAGACTGGCATCAGACTGGACCCTGGGttgtaatatcaatttttgctAAGAAATATGATCCAAACATTTCTTTTGTAAAATTGTCACCTGTGAAACTGTCCGTGGAATTATACTTTCCTTCTGATAATTCGGTGTTTTCTAAAACCATGGAATTATATGGG attATTGATGTTAGTACAAGTTGTGTGTCTATGTTGCCGAcaaaagttgaaataaaacttaaaaaagcgGAACCAGTATCATGGGGAATGTTGGAATATCgaaattataaatctttaaatgGTACAAACCAATCTACAAAATCAGAAACTAATGTCAAAAATGAAACTTCAAATAACTCTGTAGAAAGTGTCGACCTTGGGGATCTTTAA